The following are encoded in a window of Kitasatospora fiedleri genomic DNA:
- a CDS encoding LacI family DNA-binding transcriptional regulator — protein MTAAANQNGRRATASRRLERAGIRDVAAAAGVSITTVSDALNGKGRLPDETRSRVREVAERLGYRPSAAARTLRTGRSGLIGLTVTTYGEEPFTFTEFAYFAEMARAATSAALGRGYALVVLPASSRHDVWSNIALDGTVVIDPPDQDPLVTELYRSGVPVVSDGKPGNCPVTAWVDNDHEAAVLGILEHLSEAGARRIGLLTGTSTDTYTRLSTEAYLAWCDRVGQEPVYEAYPAHDPAAGAVAADRLLARPDRPDAVYGLFDPNGTDLLAAARRYGLRVPDDLLLVCCSESDVYANTEPPITTLSLKPRRIGTTVVNLLIDAIEGVDAGTGTAPGRLFPPRYRTAGTGPPPGTLMPTELIVRASSQRRTPRTTVSPPRPPGEV, from the coding sequence ATGACAGCAGCAGCCAACCAGAACGGTCGACGGGCCACCGCGTCCCGGCGCCTGGAGCGGGCCGGCATCCGGGACGTCGCGGCGGCCGCCGGCGTGTCCATCACCACCGTCTCGGACGCCCTGAACGGCAAGGGCCGACTCCCCGACGAGACCCGCAGCCGGGTCCGCGAGGTCGCCGAGCGGCTCGGCTACCGGCCGTCCGCGGCCGCCCGCACCCTGCGCACCGGGCGGTCCGGCCTGATCGGCCTGACCGTCACCACGTACGGCGAAGAGCCGTTCACCTTCACCGAGTTCGCCTACTTCGCCGAGATGGCCCGGGCCGCCACCAGCGCCGCGCTGGGCCGCGGCTACGCCCTGGTCGTGCTGCCCGCCTCCTCCCGGCACGACGTCTGGAGCAACATCGCGCTCGACGGCACGGTGGTGATCGACCCGCCCGACCAGGACCCGCTGGTCACCGAGCTGTACCGGTCCGGCGTCCCGGTGGTCTCCGACGGCAAGCCGGGCAACTGCCCGGTCACCGCCTGGGTCGACAACGACCACGAGGCCGCCGTGCTGGGCATCCTGGAGCACCTGAGCGAGGCGGGCGCCCGCCGGATCGGCCTGCTCACCGGCACCTCCACCGACACCTACACCCGGCTCTCCACCGAGGCGTACCTCGCCTGGTGCGACCGGGTCGGCCAGGAGCCGGTGTACGAGGCGTACCCGGCCCACGACCCGGCCGCCGGGGCGGTGGCCGCCGACCGGCTGCTGGCCCGCCCGGACCGACCGGACGCGGTGTACGGCCTGTTCGACCCGAACGGCACCGACCTGCTGGCCGCCGCCCGGCGCTACGGGCTGCGCGTCCCGGACGACCTGCTGCTGGTGTGCTGCAGCGAGTCCGACGTGTACGCCAACACCGAACCGCCCATCACCACGCTGTCGCTGAAACCCCGTCGGATCGGCACCACCGTGGTCAACCTGCTGATCGACGCGATCGAGGGGGTCGACGCCGGCACCGGCACCGCCCCCGGCCGGCTCTTCCCGCCCCGCTACCGCACCGCCGGCACCGGCCCGCCGCCCGGCACCCTGATGCCCACCGAGCTGATCGTCCGGGCCTCCTCGCAGCGCCGCACCCCGCGCACCACCGTCAGTCCGCCCCGGCCGCCGGGCGAGGTGTAG